The proteins below come from a single Hemitrygon akajei chromosome 2, sHemAka1.3, whole genome shotgun sequence genomic window:
- the LOC140717737 gene encoding E3 ubiquitin-protein ligase TRIM39-like, whose protein sequence is MFVPECALPVENFDHPFIYTVCSALDYGIKTVAVTLDVETAGPKLEVLPDLKSVRYTGIWRNLPDSRKRFTSRSCLLGLEGFASGRHYWEVDVAGCQRWGLGVVPESVERKARLELIPENGFWTIARYDDNFYVNTSPQSCLLSGPIPRRVGIYLSFASGSVSFYNVETKSHLYTFTGNKFTEKLYPIFWNGDENWLRTCSSSALGL, encoded by the exons ATGTTTGTGCCAGAATGTGCCCTGCCGGTTGAAAACTTCGATCATCCCTTtatttacacagtgtgcagtgcttTGGATTATGGAATTAAGACAG ttgCTGTGACTCTGGATGTCGAAACAGCCGGTCCGAAGCTTGAAGTGCTTCCAGATTTAAAGAGCGTGAGATATACCGGGATCTGGAGGAATCTTCCTGATTCCAGGAAGAGGTTTACAAGTCGATCTTGTCTGCTGGGATTGGAGGGATTTGCATCGGGGAggcattactgggaggtggatgtGGCAGGGTGTCAGCGTTGGGGTTTAGGAGTTGTtccagagtctgtggagagaaaGGCACGACTTGAACTAATACCAGAAAATGGATTCTGGACCATTGCGCGGTATGATGACAATTTTTATGTAAACACCTCTCCTCAGTCCTGTCTCCTTTCCGGTCCCATTCCCCGGAGGGTGGGAATTTATCTCAGTTTTGCATCTGggtcagtttcattttacaacgtggagaccaagtcccatctttACActttcactgggaataaattcacagaGAAACTTTATCCTAttttttggaatggagatgaaaaTTGGCTGAGAACCTGTTCCAGTTCCGCTCTGGGTCTGTAA